One Halorientalis litorea DNA segment encodes these proteins:
- a CDS encoding KEOPS complex subunit Pcc1, producing MTRRATVTTRHGDDESAERVAAALRPDNTAEMETTTDDDAVRTVIERDSTGGLLSTVDDYVVNVRIADTLQS from the coding sequence CCCGGCGCGCGACGGTCACGACCCGGCACGGCGACGACGAGAGTGCCGAACGGGTCGCGGCCGCCCTGCGCCCGGACAACACCGCGGAGATGGAGACGACAACGGACGACGACGCCGTGCGCACGGTCATCGAGCGCGACTCGACCGGCGGCCTGCTGTCGACGGTCGACGATTACGTCGTCAACGTACGGATAGCGGATACACTACAATCATGA